The genomic stretch AACACGGAATGTGAACTCATGatgccaagatcatgacctgagctgagattaagagtcagatgcctaagccacccaggtgccccaagaaccttTAACATATTAACTaaacatgttttaatgtttatttttgagagagagacacagacagacagacagacagacagacagacagacagacaaagcgtgaacggggaagaggcagatgagggagacacaaaatctgaagcaagcaggctccaggctctgagcggtcagtacagagcctgacacagggctcaaactcaaaaaccatgaaatcatgacctgagctgaagtcagatgcctactGTCTGAgcccacccaggggcctctaattaaacttattttaaattccctctGATAGTTGAGCATTTGGGGAAAGTGGTGTCTTGAGTCTGGTTCTGTTGATTTCTATATCCCTTGacagttcattttgttttctggctttttttttttttttttttttttttttaatttgagagagaattcaagcaggggagaggggcagagggagagagagaaaatcttaagcaggttctacacttAGCATGGACTCcagtgtagggctcgatctcaaccccagggatcatgatctgatcccaaatcaagagtcggatcctcaattgactgagccacccaggcaccccatcttgtaacttaaaaaaaattttttttaatgtttatttatttttgagaggcagagagacagagtgtgagcaggggaagggcagagagagagggagacagattctgaagcaggctccaggctgtgcactgtcagcacagagcccgatgtggggctcgaactcaaaaaggtgagatcatgacctgagccgaagtcagatgctcaactgactgagccacccaggcacccccgatcTTGTAATTTTTGATTGATTGCCAGACATACAGGCTGAGATAAATTTTTGCCTGGAAATGGATACACTTATCCTTCTAATAGGGTAATGTGTGAGGTTGAGTTGATCTTATCAGGAGCTGAACTGGTTTTGTTGATACGATTACCTTTGTTCATTACAGGTTTTAAATTTCTCTGTGCCGTTTTGTGTTCATGGTAAGGGTGATTTTCCAGAGAGTTTTTCTCAGTAGCCCTGCTTCCTTCCACTGTAGTACTTCCCTTTGAGCCTGTGCTGTGGAGAGGCTCTGTCTGTGCTCTTGCTGCTTCCCCAGAATTAGGCTGCTGTTGCTGTCCATGTGGTGCTTGCTGATCTAAAGGGTGGGAGAGCATTCTTTATTGTCTTCATACAGCCTCAAATCTCAGAACTGTCAGGCTCAGGCTTTCTCAGGGATCCTGCTCTTTCCCCAGGAGAGTAGAGGGATTTTTCTTTCACCCATCCCCAGACTCAGTGGGTCTATACCTGTATCTTATGGTCAATAGGGTTTATAACCCATACTCTGGCCCTTAAGGCTTTTGCTCCTTAGAGGAGAAATGATTGGGTGAGACTTCACGCCTTTCCTGATGCAGGAGAGCTCCCCTCCTCTAGGCGCATACCAGCAAGGAAGGCTTTCTCTAGTCTCCTGCTCTGCCTCCATCTTTCTTGTGAGCAGCTAGGAAGGTTCGTGGAGAAGAGTCTGCAAGCTGATGCAAAGTCCCTGATGTCTGCAGCTCCCACGGGTTCTAGACTCCCAGGCTAGCCCACACAGTGCTTTTAAACAATTCGGTAATAATTTTGTCTGAATGAAGGCCTTGTCTTCCTCCTATTGCCATCAGTAAGCCAGTACTTATGTCTTGTCTTCCCTTGGAGGCCCCTGTCTTTCTGTAAAGTTCAGGCCAGTTTGTTGCCCAGTGACCTCAGTTTTCTgatgaatttttttcaagttatgaTTTTTGTAGATTatctagcttttttctttttatatatatatttttttcttctaatgttaatttttgagagagagagagagagagagagaaagcaagcgcacaaacgggaggggcagagagagagggagacacagaatccgaagcaggctccaggctctgagctgtcagcacagggcctgatgtggggttcgaactcacaagccctgagatcaggatctcagccaaagttggatgcttaactgactgagccacccaggtactcctagctttttttttttttcatgtttatttatttttgaaagaaagagagacagagtgtgagtgggggaggggcagagagagaggaaaacacagaatccaaagcaggctccaggctctgatctgtcagcacagagcccaacatgaggctcaaactcacaaaaccgtgagatcactgactgagccacccaggtgcctctcctagctttttttcttattgttaggGTGGAGGGGAATGACAGGCTAGATCCTGGAAGACCTGAATGCCTACTGATGGTGTTGGTTTGTATTCTGAAAGCATTAAGTAGCCATAAATCCATAGCTTCAGTGGGTACTTACACCAAACCTCTTTCTTTTGACAACAGTGGATCAAGAACAGTTAATAACACATGGGCTGAAGTACCTCTAAACATTGTCATGTTAAGTTTATAGTAGTACCCAACTGTGTGTAGGAGGGGGCTGCTGAATATCTAATCTGTCCACATATTTTGCTTCCAGTCAGGTAGCACTGATGTTGTAGAGAGTCCTGAGCACTGGAAGAAAGTCTGGGACAACTGGAGGCTGCTGACAATGGCGGGGATCTTTGACTGCTGGGAGCCCCCAGAAGGAGGAGACCTCCTGTATTCCTACACCATCATCACAGTAGATTCCTGCAAAAGCTTGAATGACATTCACCCTAGGTAAGTCACAGATCTTATCCCTGGGTCCAAAAGGATTCAGAGGAagatttgtttcctgcttttaGATAGGTAGCTTTTGGATTTAGTGTTTCTGTatgcacaaattttttttttttaacatttatttatttttgagacagagagagacagagcatgaacaggggagggtcagagagagggagacacagaatctgaaacaggctccaggctctgagcagtcagcacagagcccgacacggggctccaacccacagacagtgagatcgtgacctgagccgaagtcggacgcccaaccgactgagccacccaggcacctctgtatgCACAAATTTAGAGAGTAGCAGTTGTTTTGCAAAATACAGTTACAGTCAGTTTCGCTATAATATGACATGTGTTCCTAAAAGTCACACTATGCAAAACTGTACAGTGGAAACCCAAGAACTTATGAGAAAAGTGGGGTTTTAAGGGGCAACACCTAAAAATTGGTCAGGaacacatgaagaaataataggGATCTGTATATTAAAAACAGTACTATTGTTGTCTATGTAGATATTACATTAAATATGGCACTTTACCTTAGAAAAATTTGCTTCTGGAAATGAGTGTTGGAAAAGTTGTAGCTTATGAGCTATTATGAAATGAAAggaagattatttaaaatttatgatCTTTTGCGGTCTTAAATCCTGGGGCATGTCTTTCTGCCTTTGAAGTGTTGCTCCTTCAAGACATGCATTTataataggtatgtatttattcagAATTGAACAATTTGATCCAACGTATAGCCTCCTCCTGCAATTAACTTCTGTATCACTGCTGAGAAAATTATTCCTAACATCTTCTGGGTCCCAGGAGGCATCTTAGGCAGCCATTTTGCCTTCTGAGGCATAGGCGTAGTTCACAATTATGGGAATAACTCTTTCATACTGTAAATCTAGAGATTAATATTGTAAGTTTTCCCTTTAATTTCCCTTTAATTCTTGGCTGAGGCATCGTGGGAAGTTTACCAGTTGGTTAGCATGTACACTGGAGTGCTCTGGATCCAGTCATAGCACCGTTCACTGTCTTTGCCATAAACCTGTGTAAGCTCGTTCTCCTCGTGGTGAATTTCGTGCCCTGTCAAGTTGTGGTCAAGGAGCACATGGCAACAATCAGCACGTGAGGTGCAGAGGAAGGACGAGCTTCTCCTTAGGATGATTTGCACTGACTCAAGTCTCCCTTCTGTCCCTACCCTCACTCTACTCTACCTGCCAACTAATGTCTCTACCTCACTGGCTAGGATGCCTGCCATATTAGATGGAGAGGAGGAAGTCTCTAAATGGCTTGACTTTGGTGAGGTCTCAACTCAGGAAGCTCTGAAGTTAATCCACCCCACAGAGAATATCACCTTCCATGCAGTCTCTTCCGTGGTGAACGACTCCGGGAACAACACTCCTGAATGTGTGACTCCTATCAGCCTACTGGTCAAAAAGGTAGGGGCCTGTGATTCTGACAGTCCTTTCTGAGCTTTCTGTCTTCTGTCaagatatctttttcttttaggataCGGCCTTTCCCAATtagctttatgtttttttaatttatttatttatttatttatttatttatttatttatttatttttatttattcatttatttttttgagagagagagagagaaaagtagggctcacccaaagcagggctcgaactcacaaacctaagccgaggtcagatgcttaaccgactgtgccacccaggcacacaaCAATTAGCTCTAATTTAAAACACCCAATGCTCACATTTCCTTGGGTATGGCAAGGTTGAACAGAGCAGTGATTCTCCAAGCTGGCTGTGACTCAGACTCCTCAGGAGAGctctttcaaaatgtaaatgctGGATCCTATCTAGACCTATTGAGTCAGTATTCAGGGCTGGGCTTGGGCTTCTGTGTCTTTAAGAAGCTTCTGAAGTAAGTCTGATAAGCCAAGTTTGAAGATTCCTAATCTAGAGGGTGATTATAAGAAAGACAAAGGAATCCTTGTCCATAATTGTATCTTTGCCTCCCAGCTGtgtagttgtttttctcttttctgtatctGCTTTCCCAACTACAAGTTGGAGGAGTTCCAATCCTTGTACTCCTTTAGGAGGATTTGAGAACATTCCTGCCCTGAACTTTAACTTTTTAGAATTGGCAAGGATCCAGTTGTATTTTCAAGGGAAGGTGAGCAGACCAAAGGCCTCCAGTGGGAACAGAAGTTCCAGAGCAAAAAACTGGCTTTTGCCAATATTTGGGGATGAAGATTTAGGAGTAGCAACTGTTTCCAGGTGGCACAGAGGGACTTAAGTAGGACAtggctgggcgcctgggtggctcagtcggttgggcgtccgacttcggctcaggtcatgatcttgcagtccgtgagttcgagccccgcatcgggctctgtgctgacagctcagagcctggagcccgtttcagattctgtgtctccctctgtctctgaccctcccctgttcatgctctgtctctctctgtctcaaaaataaataaaaaaaaaaaaaatgtaaaaaaaaaaaaaaaaaaagtaggacatGGCTGAGTGTTCCAAGAATAGACATCTTAGAATGCCTGAGAAGTGTTAAGGACAATGATTACAAAAcagctctcccccccccccacatttttATTCAGGTTTCTACGTTTTCCATACTCTGtgtcatcattttcttttgtcGCAGTTCTTTGCAAACTCCTGCAACCCTgatcttttatttcttagatGTCTCTAAAAATGTAATGATACGCATTCATTTTGTACTAGACTCTGCCCCATTTCTGTCATGGTCTTTACTCCTGAAGAACTCCCATTCTGGAGAAGTAGCATTATGCAAATTCAGAACCTTCAGTTCAGCGTTGGGGTGCAGGtgtgagagagcaggagggagcaggCTGGTCAAGGAGAGGCTGCCCAGCGGGGAAACAAGTCAGCCTGTTCAGCCTTAGCTGAATCCTTAATCATGGTGACTCTTCAAAGCCATACCTCTCCAGTGTCATTTCCCCACGCTCAGTCTGCTCTCACTGAACTACATCCTCTTCCCTAAGAAAGCTTCTTTCTCTGCACCTGTTTGAAATGCTCATCAACTCTCTTTTCTGACCAGTCCCACGCACCTTATATATGAAGCTTGCTCTGAGAGCTGGTCCCTGCCTGTTTGTACCCCTTGGAGCATACTCGGttgctccttccttcccctcactcCTGACCAGTCATCCCCATCTGgctcttaataacattttctaagCCTGGGTCAGTACCTAGTGCCTCTACCCCTGTTTCTTCCCTTGGAGTTGGTGTTTTCCTAAAAGCTAGAGCTGGGTGGTTTGAGCGTTCTTTGTCCTAGGAGCCCAAGGCAAGTCGTAGTAGCCAGAAGATGATGCAATGGCTGGCCACAAAGTCACCCAAAAAGGAAGACCCCAAAACACCCCAAAAGACAGAGTCAGATGTGCCCCAGTGGTCCAACCAGTTCCTGCAGAAGAGCCCACTCCCCACCAAGAGAGGTGCCACAGGACTCCTGGAGCGATGGCTGAAGCAGGAGGAGCCCTTGGCCAAGCGGCCGCACAACAAGTAACAGGACTTTCAGAGACTGCTGCCACGATTTGCTGCATTAAATATTGTTGCTGGTGACAGGTGCTTGCGTTGTATGTTTGTGGATTTGCTTTGGGATGCGGTAGCACAGTAGTAGTTGACAGTTGTGGGTTTATGAATGAGTAGCTATCCTGCCTGCACCATGAACCCACAGGGGGGCAAAGGGGCAGCCTACAAAGAGGAGGGGCCACCACCATCAGTGCATAAGGGGCTTTATGGCTGTGGCCCTCTGCTGGTTTGACTGGTGGACCCTGCTGGCAATTCTCAGCCCTGACCTGGTACTGCTTACAAAAGGCTGTTTTCTACCAGCTTTTGGAATTAAGTTCTTAAgatgttgtctttttttctgaataaattatatttgataaaCTGTCTACATTCCAGAAAATGCTGCTGTTAGGGGAAGTTCTGGATCTTACTGTTTTCTCCTAGGATCAGTCCTAGGGAATGGACTTTGTCACAAATATGGAGCACTGGGGCTTTCTGTGGATAAAACTGCTTTCTTGGAAATAGTAAGAAGGTTCAGTGGGGGTTAGGGAATGTTCTTTATTGAGTCTCTTTATTCTTAATACTTGTAAGTTTTGTGAATCCTttagcttaaaaatttttaatggttttttaatttatttttgagaccgagcatgagcaggggaggggcagagagagagggagacacagaatccttagcaggctccaggctctgagctgtcagcagagcctgatgcggggctcaaacccaccagttgtgagatcatgacctgggccagagttgggacgcttaaaccaactgagccacccaggcacccctgtgaatCCTTTAGCTTAAAACCAACCTGGGTGCTTGCCGAACACAGGGGACTAGGGGGAGAATACTGTAGAGGCCAAAACTCTGTCCTGACCACAGGGAGCATAGGATCTGGTTGAGGAGAAGCCCCCCGTCACAGCCCACCAAGCCCTATCCAGATTCCCAGCCTCAGAGCAGAGCAGGGTACAAGGGTGACATGGACTTGGGGACCGGAGCAGGGCTGACCATCCGCCCCAGCCTGGTCAGAGCCCCTGTGATTTACTCTGCAGACTCCTCCTTCGCACTGAAccttctttataattatttagaaTGGTTATCTATTAACCTCTCCCCACCCAGATGATTAGTTCTGTGAAAGCAGGGGCCGCTTTTTCACCgttattttctcccagtgttaATGTTCGGTGTTTAAGTACTTGTTAGGTGAAtgtgagcacttactatatgccccACCCTGGGCAAGAAGCGGCCTGCATTAGACAGATAACCACACCTGGCAattgtgggtgtgggtgtgggtgtgagcACGCGCCTAGCGCCTATATCCAAGGGACTGGAAAAGCCAGAGGGCCGCTGTCAGTGGGGTCTCCAGCAAACCTCTGGGGAAGAAGAGGGTGCACGGACCATGGAGAACAAGCGCGGGGCGCTGGTGAGACAGGAGAGGCCCTCCCACAGGATGGGGcacagaagaatctccaggagcGCTAGGGCCGCTCCGCTACTTCCTCTATGGGGCATCAGGGAGACCAGGAGCACAAAACGCTGCGCTGGGCTTTGCAAGGAAGTGGGCCGacgagaggaggaggaagggcggGGCGGACCCATCGCGCTCCGCGGGTGGCAGGCCGCCCAGTGCGATTGGACCACCGCGCAGACGCAGCCCGCGAGAGGCGGGGGCGCTGGCTCCAAGTCCTATGCAAATCAAGGATCGCAATTCTCACCAATCAGAGGGGAGCTCCGGCGCTGTTCCTGCTAATGAGAGCGCGCGGCACGCCTTCGAgttgggagggggggcggggagctgcGCGGGGGCGGGGCACGGGCTAGTCGGTCGTCTCGGAACCCAGACCACAGCGGAGGCCCGCCTTCCCCCGCTCTCCAAATTCCTCTTTGGAGCGGCCTCCCTTCCGGCTGAGGGGGCGGAGTTGGCCCTGGGTGGTTAGCGCTCCGGCTTCCTGCACCCTGCAGGCGGGGGCGTTTTCACTGTGACCTCGTTTTGTTTGGGCTGATTTGCGTGGGCTTTTGGTTGTTAGTATtaccaagaaatttaaaaatacatgtaactaACCAGAGATTGACTGTTACGactattttgtcatatttgcttcAAATTTAATaagcaacaaaaatgaaattccctttgttttttattacCATCTCCACTATTTGTCAGTGTTGGAAATCACTGTGGTggggacttttctttcttttttcttttttaatttttagttttgagggagagagaaggagcggggtagggcgagagagagagagagagagagacatggaatcacagaatccaaagcaggctccaggttctgagctgtcagcacagagcccaatgcagggtttgaacccagcagagatcatgaccagagctgaagtcagatgacaGAATGTCCTCAGGCGCATGTATCCTTTTCACTCAGGTTTACTTGCAAATAAATGTGATGTTAAAAGCACATTCATGTACCTGATaacatattttgtgattttcagGTTTTCAAAAATGGTTATCTTCTTGGGCATTTCGttctgcaaattttttttttcttggctgggTCAGCAGCCTTCATAggtattgccaaattgctctccaCAGATTTTCACTTATTTCAGGGACATATGAATCCCACCTTTTGCCAATATTTACCTTGCTTACTTAGAGCAGTGGAACACCTCTTCTTGTCCtttgcttttaaagaataaatctgAGGGACAAAGAGGGCAGCCTTCACCTGCCAGTTGATGTGGCCAAGTCAGGCCAGGGCCCCAGCTGTTTCCTGGGGCAGGTGGGACAGCCCTAAAATCTGTCTGGCCCCTTGGCTGGGCCCCCCAATGGCAGCTCCCCCTACCCCTGCTTTACCTGTGCAGTGACCAGGCCTGGGTCCGGGCCTTAGGGGATTCTTCCCTCCTCTTGTAGCCTTAGAAGAGGCAGAGGGTCCCTAGTACTCCAGGTCCTAATAGACAGGTATCTGCCCCCATCTGCAATCCATCTAGATCCATCTCCTAGTACAAAGCCTGTGTTCCTAAAGCCCAACGTGCTTCATGTAGAGGTAGAACAGACTGGGGCAAGGGAAGGGCTTGGTCAAGAACACATAGCTAGGCATAGGTTAAGTTGAGGACATATCCAAGGGGCTCCTGACCTGGGA from Prionailurus viverrinus isolate Anna chromosome A2, UM_Priviv_1.0, whole genome shotgun sequence encodes the following:
- the HMCES gene encoding abasic site processing protein HMCES, translated to MCGRTSCHLPIDVLARACAYRDRQGRERLPEWKDPDKYCPSYNTSPQSNSPVLLSRLHFEKGADPSERIIAPMRWGLVPSWFKEDDPSKLQFNTTNCRSDTIMEKRSFKVPLGKGRRCVVLADGFYEWQRRQGTSHKQPYFIYFPQAKTEESGSTDVVESPEHWKKVWDNWRLLTMAGIFDCWEPPEGGDLLYSYTIITVDSCKSLNDIHPRMPAILDGEEEVSKWLDFGEVSTQEALKLIHPTENITFHAVSSVVNDSGNNTPECVTPISLLVKKEPKASRSSQKMMQWLATKSPKKEDPKTPQKTESDVPQWSNQFLQKSPLPTKRGATGLLERWLKQEEPLAKRPHNK